GGCGACCTCGGCCCCAGCCCAGCAAGCATTGTTTTTACCCGTGAAGGCGCTACCGCCGTTCGTCTCAAACTGCGGAGCATCTAAAACCCTAACCCCGCTGTATCGCGCAGCGAACTCTGTCGCAATGGACCGGGTTCGATCGCTCGAATCGTCGTTAACGACGACCAACTCCCAATGACGTCCCAGCTCGAACCCCGGTTCCGACTGACGCACCAGCGATTCGAGGCAACCGCCCAAGACCGCCTCTTCATTCCGTGCAGGAACGATCACCGAGACTTCCATCTCTCCAGCTGCACTCTGGGCGTCCACATTCTGAGTCACAACTTCGTATTATAGAAATGTGAAGAAATCAATGTGGATTATGTGGGTGAACCTTGCGTTGTTGCTCCTGACGGCGGGCTGCGACCGTGGACAGCATCCTGAACGGGTCAATAAGGTTGCTCCTCAGTTTTCGATCAGCGATGGATCTCAGTCAGTCGATCTTTCAAAACTGCGCGGCAAGGTTGTCTTGCTTAATTTCTGGGCGTCCTGGTGTCCGCCGTGTATCGAAGAGCTTCCAACGCTGATGGAGTTGCACCGACGAATGCCAGAAGTCGTCATTGTTGCCGTCAGCATTGATGAAGACGCCGAAAAATATCAAAAGTTTCTCACCAAAAATCACGTCGATCTTCTTACTGTCCGTGATTCCTCACAGAGAATCGAAACCATGTATGGGACCGTACAGATTCCCGAAACATATGTCATTGACCGCGAGGGCATGTTACGTCGCAAATTTGTCTCCGCACAGAACTGGACCAGCCCGGAGATTATGGATTATCTGGCTAAACTTTGATGCTCTCGTGTGAACGTAAAGCATTCATGCGGCATGCGCCCCGATAAATTTGTATCCAACAAGTGCCATTCGCCACAACATTCTTTTGCGTCCGTGTTTACGTCTTCAGCAGTACGGCAACTTAGCGTTGTCGAAAGGAGTACTCAGGACCCTATGAAACGAATTTTGTTCAGCTCCGCTCTGGCCGTTGCACTTGTGGCAACACCTGCATTCTGTCAACAACCGACCCAGCCTCCTGCAAACGACACCACGACGCAGCAGCCTGCAGCACAACCTGGCCATCGTCATCGCAAATTTGATCCGCAAAAAGCGGCTCAGCGGATTGGGAAAAAACTTAATCTCTCTGCCGACCAGACTGCGAAACTCGAACCGATCCTGGCGGGCCAGCAGCAGAAGATAGCTGAGCTTCGTTCCAACACCAGCCTGACTCCGGACCAACGCCGCGAGCAGTTTCGAGCGATCCACCAGGATACGCAGACTCAACTCGCCAGCGTCCTCACGCCAGACCAAATGCAGCAGCTTCGTTCAATGCGCCGCGGCCCCCATGGCAGGCGGCAGCAGCAGCCGGACTCGACTGGCCCATCTTCAGGCAACTAACCGTTCAGCCTAGGGGGAGCTGCCCTCAAAGGGGCAGCTCTCCTTCTTCCGTACCAATCTCAATACCCATTTCCTCGTAACTCTTCCGTAAACTGGGAGAATGGATAAGTTTGTTGTACGCGGCGGAAACCCTCTTCTCGGAACGATCAAAGTCTCCGGAGCTAAGAATTCAGCCCTTCCCTGTATGGCCGCCGCCATTCTGACGGAAGATGAAGTCATCCTCGAGAATATCCCCCAGGTTCGCGACATCGAGACCGAGCGCAAGCTGTTGTCCTCCATGGGCGCCGAAGTCGAGCTTGGATATGGCCGCGCTCAGCACCGCACACGCATCAAGTGCGGCATCCTCTCCGATCCCGTTGCCAAGTACGAGATCGTCAAGACCATGCGCGCCAGCTCTCTGGTCCTTGGCCCGCTCATCGCTCGTACCGGTATGGCGCGTGTTGCGATGCCGGGTGGCTGCGCGATTGGAGGCCGCCCCATTGACCTCCACATCAAGGGGCTCGAAGCCATGGGAGCCAACATCACCTACGATCACGGCTATCTTGAAGCTAAAGCCGACCGGCTCAAAGGCGCGCATATCGTCTTCGACAAGATCACTGTCACTGGAACCGAAGATCTTCTGAT
This portion of the Edaphobacter sp. 4G125 genome encodes:
- a CDS encoding TlpA family protein disulfide reductase, translated to MWIMWVNLALLLLTAGCDRGQHPERVNKVAPQFSISDGSQSVDLSKLRGKVVLLNFWASWCPPCIEELPTLMELHRRMPEVVIVAVSIDEDAEKYQKFLTKNHVDLLTVRDSSQRIETMYGTVQIPETYVIDREGMLRRKFVSAQNWTSPEIMDYLAKL